The genomic interval TCAGCCGCACGGCCATCCGTCCCTATGCCCGAGCGCTGCAAAAGCACAGGCCTTTGTTTCTGCATGGCTACCCGTCCAGTCTGGAAGCCTTAGCCCGTTTTTTACAGGCTGAGGGAATCCCGGCGCCGCCGTCGATTCGCGCTCTGTTTACGCAATCAGAGGTGCTGTATCCGTGGCAGAGGGCGCTCATCGAGAACTACTTTGGCTGCAAGATTTATGACTGGTACGGCATGGAGGAGCGGGTGCTCGCAGCGGCAGAGTGCGAGCAGCATTCCGGACTGCATGTGTTCTCCGATTATTGTATCGTCGAAACTCTCAAGGGGGATAGACCGGTCACCGGGGTCGAAGGCGAAATCGTCAGTACGCGGTTGGACAATTATGCCATGCCCTTGATTAGATATCGAACGGGCGACATCGGCGCCCTCGCCACTGCGCCGTGCGCCTGCGGCAGAAACCTGCCGCTGCTGCACTTGACCGGCGGACGTGATAGAAATTTCCTCGTCGGCCGGAACGGCGAATTGATTTCAATCACAGTAGTGGATATCCCGCATGCGACCGAGCATGTGGAGCAGTTTCAATTCATGCAGCAGACGCGGGGTAAGGCCCTGCTCCGCATTGTGCGAAGAAGCGGGTTTTCAGATCACGATATTGAACAGATTCACCAGGAGCTGCGGGAGAAATTCGGCGGTTTGGTCGATGTGATCGTCGAATATGCTGAAACCATCGAACGAACAGGCCGGGGCAAGCTTCCTCTGTTGATTCAGCGTCTGCACCTGGATCCCCCGACGCATGAGCTTGAGTAAGCTGGCCGCCGAACGAAAGAAACCAACACACGGGAACAGAGTGGAAATAGAAACCGAGGTGCTCGACATCTTGCGCCGGACCGCCCTCAGCGGCAGCCGCCGCCCTGTGGGCCCGGACGAACCCCTGGGGGAGCTGGGAGTGGGGCTGGACTCGCTGGCCTTGATCGAATTCGCCACTGCGATTGAAAAACGATTTCAAATTCAGCTGCCTGATGAGATGTGGGTGGAACGCAGTCAGCTTTCCCTGGGCCGTTTGAGCGATTGGATACACCAATCCATTTCTCCTTCAACCATCGCCGGATGGGAGGCGCTGCAGCCGCCACCGGTGCAGCCGGATGCCGCAGAAAAAAACATATCCCTTGAAGTTGAAGCCGCGCCCGCTTCCAATCAAACAATTGAGTATTTCCGCATACTGGGCCGGCGGCTGACCGGCGCGTTCGGCTCTTTCTATCAGCATGAGGAATGGTATATTTTGGAATTCAGGCTGACGGAAAATCCTTTGCCCTCCTTTTCGCCCGCCATCCCGGTGCAGGTGCGGCCGGCGGCTTTGGAGGATCGCGATCCATTGCACACTTTTTGGAACTCTTTTACCTATGAGACCATTGACGGGCAAAAGATGGATATGACGTTGTTCAAAGCCCGCCTTGATTCCGGCGCTATCTGCCTGGCGGCATGGCGCCAGGAACAGATTATCGGCATGGATTGGCTCTTTACACTTGGATACCGGTGCCCCTATTCCGGGCTGACGATCACCTGGCCGCCGGACACCTGTTACGGCGGAGAACTCTGGGAACATGCCGCATTTCACGGACAAGGCGTCGGCATGTCTCTTTTATCCGCCTCACTGGCAGCCGCTCGAAAGGCGGGATATCTCCGCCAGGTGACCCTGGTCAAAGCGCATAACACCAAAATGCTCAGCGCCGCCGTTCAGCTCTACGGCTTTGAAAAGATCGGCACCATCAGCGTCAACCGTTTACGGCGCAGGCCCTTTTCGATCTGGCACAAAGGGGGTAAAGTCTGGATTCTGTAAAAGTCTGGAATTGTAACCAGTCACCGGAACCCCCGAAATGAGAACAGTTCAAGAATCGTTTGTCACGGACAAACACGATCGGGCTTCATCGCCGAGGGGTGAAACAAAAAGGCCCCCACAACAGGGTGATGGAATTCAGCCTGTAAAAAAATTGATTGAACGGCTGATCGGAACGTTGAAAGCATTCAAGTTGGACTTTTGGGTGATTTCAGGCGAGGAGGTGTCGAGCGGCAAGCCACTCAGTCTGCTCTATGCAGGCCATAACGCCTATCCAGAGAACAGGGCGTATTTGCGCAAAATCGCTTTCGCCAATCGCTGCAGCGAATGCTATCTTGGGAAAGGATGGCGTTGGAGCCGGAGCATCAGGAAATCAACACTGATGCACGATTGCAGTCTGGAAATGGTGGAGACCCCAAATTGCTCTGTCTTTCGTCTTTTTCAACGGAATCCATTTTTCATTCCCAGTTGGATAATGGGGGAGATCGATCTCTCTGCACAAACCATCCTGCCGCTGCACCGGTACAGTTTCAGCTTTGAAAAGAAAAAAATCGCGCAAAACCAGCTCAGCTACCGCCTGTCGACAGACTCTGAGGAGTTTGATCTCTTCTATCATACTATGTACGTGCCCTATACTAGAAAAGTCCATGGCGAGGGCGCCGTTATCGCCAGCTATGAGAGGCTGAGAAAGCAGCAAAAGAATCAACGAATGCTATTTATCCTGCAGCAGGGGCAAGCAATCGCCGGCTGTCTGATCCAGTATGAGGGCCGGCGCCCGCACTTGCTCTATATGGGCGTTAAAGACAGCGATTCCGCTCATATCAAGGCAGGCACGATGGGTGCGATCTATTATTTCGGCCTTTTAAGCATAGGATCAGAAGGCTATAAGAAGGCAGCTGTGGGGTGGTCTCGGGCCTTTTTGAATGACGGCGTGCTTCTCTATAAAAAGCAGCGGGGCGCTGTTCTGGCAGAAAGCTATGCTATCGGCTTTTGGCTCAAGGTGACCCGGGCCTGCGCAGGCGCCGAGGCCTTTTTAAAGAATAATCCGTTCCTCTTCATCGCCGAAGGCAAATACTACGGCGCGCTGTTCATCGATGGAGGACAGCAGCTCTCTGATCAAGAGTTTGAAGAAATAAAAGCGAAATACTATATGGAGGGCATGGCAGCCTTGATCGTCTATCCGCTGGCGCCAGGTGTAAAGAGCGTGCCGGCGCCTTTCACTGATCGTATACGCATCGGCTGCACGAACGGCTGGTTGAAGAAAGAGGGGTGATCATATCGAATCCAAACCCATCCGATCAGGCCACACACAAAAGAACATGGGGAAAATAAACATCAAATCCTCGATCAAGCGAACCGTTTATCGATTCCTTCAATCTCAGATCGAAAGATCTGCGAAAGATCAGAAGGGGTTGGACCTTTCCCTGTGGGAGGCCACCGTCGACCCCCAGCACCATCTTCTTGTAGGCGGCTGCGACTGCACTCGGCTGGCGGCGGATCATGGCACGCCGCTCTTTGTGGTGGACGAGAAAAAAATCAGGGATAATTATCAGGCGTTTGACCGCGCGTTGACCGCCCATGGCATCGAGCAGGGCATTTATTATTCTTACAAGACCAATCCGGTGCCGGGCATCCTCCGCGTTCTTCATGATTGCGGCGCCGGCGCTGAGGTGATATCACCCTATGAGCTGTGGCTCGCGCTGAAACTTGGGGTGCCGCCGGAACGGATTATCTATAACGGACCGAACAAGTCTGCGGAGGGGCTCAAGACCGCCATTGATCACGGCATCAAATTGATCAACATCAATTCCCTGGCGGAAATCGACCACATCGAACAGCTCGCAGCCGAGAGGGGAAGAACGGTGTGCGTCGGCGTGCGCGTCAGCCCAGGCGTAGGCTGGGGCGCCCAGTTCGGCCTCAAACTCGAGAACGGCGAGGCGCTGGCGGCCTTTCGCAGAATGGCGGCCTGTCCCCACATCGACCCCCAGGCGATCCATTTTCATCTCGGCACCAATCTGCAGAACGCCCAGCTTTATCAGAGCGCCCTGGCCCATGTCTTTGAGCTCCTGCAGTTCATTCAATCAGACCCAGGGCTCCATCTTCGCTATCTCGATTTGGGCGGTGGTTTTGGGGTGCCCACGGTACGCGCGCTGGAAAACCGTGAGATCAAGTTGAATACTTTTTTCTATAAACCCTATCATCCCCCCAGCGCAGCGAAAATCAAACCCGTCTGTCAGATCATCGAGGACATAGCCGCCACGTTTAAGGCCCTTTGCCTTCGTTTCAGGATCGATCCCCCGGCCCTGCTCTTTGAACCAGGCCGATCTCTCACCAGCAACGCCGAGATCCTCCTCACCCGCGTCGGCGACTTGAAAACAAGCGCGAACGGATTTCCCATCGCACTGTTAGACGCAGGGATCAACGTTGCACGGCCCATCACTTTCGAGTACCATGAAATCTTTGTAGCGAACCGTATGGCCGCACCCGCGAACCAACGCTGCGGTCTTGCCGGACCGATCTGCACACCCATGGATTTTTTTCTTAAAAGCAAAAAATTGCCGATTCTGCACGCGGGCGATCTACTCGCCGTCATGGATGCCGGCGCCTATTTTACCTCCTTCGCCAACAATTTTTCTCTGCCGCGTCCGGCCATCGTCGCAGTCTTTGAAGGCAGACCTCGACTGATTCGAGAGAAAGAATCCTACGACGATCTCATCCGCTTGGATCGCGACCGGTAAGGGTGGGTTTCCGGCCGTAGGATCTCAGCGCGCTTTGCGCGCCTGCTGATTTCCAGCCGACAGCCCAGCGACGGCTTAGTGGAGGCGAAGGGTTTTCTGCAGGTGTAATCGGACGTGAGCCGGAGGAAAATCATCTGATCAGCACCATCTTTCTCATGTCACGGAATTGCTCTGTCGTGAGCAACACGAGAAAGACGCCGCTGCTCAAGACCACTCCTGAATCATCGCAGCCGTCCCAGGACACCTCATACGCGCCTTTGCTGCGCCAGCCGTTTTCCAGACGCCGCACATGCGCGCCGCCGGCATCGACGATGTCCAACTGCATCTTGACATCCGCCGGCAGACAATATGCAATGCACGTCGATTCGTTGAATGGATTCGGATAGGCGTTGAGCAGGCCGAAAGTATTGGGCAGAGGCATGGTTACCTGAACAGGGCCGTAATATTCAAAACGGCCGTCCCGGCTGATCTCTTTAAGCCGATAAAAATATTGAACCCCTTTTTTTACCTTGGCATCGCGGTAGGAATAACCCTGCCCGCTGCTGCTGCCGCTGACCGCAGGAATAAAATCGATCTCGGTGAAAACATGCCCATCTTCGCTACGCTCGAGAGAAAAACCCAAATGATCCCACTCGAGCTCGGTACGCCAGCTGATCTGTACCCCCTCGCCACGGACCTCCGCTTTGAAGGAAGCGAGTTTGACCGGAGTGTCAGTATCGATGAGATTCGCCAATAGCCACCAGAAGGCCTTGCCTTTGTTTTCGCAGCTGGCAAGCGTGGTGTGACCGGGGCCGTTGGGATCATAATAGTCCGGATGCTCTTTGGGAATGGACTGGCCGGCATGGATACACCAATTGGGAACTACGTAGCTGGCCATCTCCCCATTGCTCCAGGCATCGATATCGCCGAAATCGAAAAGGGGCTTGCCCTGAGAACGGCAGTACTCGCGCAGGGCGATGTTAAACTGGTTTCTGCTGTCTCCGGAGCAATCGGTCTGCTGCGCGTTGCCGGTCGCATAGATAAAAAGGATCTTGGGGTACTGCTGCTCAAGCGCGTTCATCCGGCTGATGTAATTTTGCAACAACGCCTGCCATTCGGCAGTCTCAGGTTGGCCGCACCACATGTACATGACCGTGTTGATCTCTGGATTCTTGGCCAGCGCATCGGGCACAGTGGGGAAGAAATCCTCCGGCGCCCACGTGTCACTCCGGTCGCGGATGCACAGGGCGTTGGCGGCCGACGGCAGGCTCCA from bacterium carries:
- a CDS encoding acyl carrier protein, with product MEIETEVLDILRRTALSGSRRPVGPDEPLGELGVGLDSLALIEFATAIEKRFQIQLPDEMWVERSQLSLGRLSDWIHQSISPSTIAGWEALQPPPVQPDAAEKNISLEVEAAPASNQTIEYFRILGRRLTGAFGSFYQHEEWYILEFRLTENPLPSFSPAIPVQVRPAALEDRDPLHTFWNSFTYETIDGQKMDMTLFKARLDSGAICLAAWRQEQIIGMDWLFTLGYRCPYSGLTITWPPDTCYGGELWEHAAFHGQGVGMSLLSASLAAARKAGYLRQVTLVKAHNTKMLSAAVQLYGFEKIGTISVNRLRRRPFSIWHKGGKVWIL
- a CDS encoding phenylacetate--CoA ligase family protein — encoded protein: CTPYDLRATLSACRLPPKRNGERRLTAYDPVKRLLILSAYDLSRTAIRPYARALQKHRPLFLHGYPSSLEALARFLQAEGIPAPPSIRALFTQSEVLYPWQRALIENYFGCKIYDWYGMEERVLAAAECEQHSGLHVFSDYCIVETLKGDRPVTGVEGEIVSTRLDNYAMPLIRYRTGDIGALATAPCACGRNLPLLHLTGGRDRNFLVGRNGELISITVVDIPHATEHVEQFQFMQQTRGKALLRIVRRSGFSDHDIEQIHQELREKFGGLVDVIVEYAETIERTGRGKLPLLIQRLHLDPPTHELE